The following are from one region of the Odontesthes bonariensis isolate fOdoBon6 chromosome 16, fOdoBon6.hap1, whole genome shotgun sequence genome:
- the pou4f3 gene encoding POU domain, class 4, transcription factor 3, with protein MMTMNGKQHFSMHPALHEPKYPGLHSGSEGMRRVCLPAPQLQGNIFGGFDESLLARAEALAAADSIVSHGKSHPFKPDVTYHTMSSVPCTSVSSSSSTTVPISHVPSTIASHHHHHLGQTLEAGDLLDHLSTSLAVTGMGAPEPPGMTAPAHHHQHPHHHLQTMGQLHQAMANMAHPHSLSVHGGMACINDVESDPRELEAFAERFKQRRIKLGVTQADVGSALANLKIPGVGSLSQSTICRFESLTLSHNNMIALKPVLQAWLEEAEAAYREKSSKPDLFNGNERKRKRTSIAAPEKRSLEAYFAIQPRPSSEKIAAIAEKLDLKKNVVRVWFCNQRQKQKRMKYSAGH; from the exons ATGATGACCATGAACGGCAAACAGCACTTTTCCATGCACCCGGCCCTGCACGAGCCCAAGTATCCCGGCCTGCACTCAGGCTCGGAGGGCATGCGCAGAGTCTGCCTGCCCGCCCCGCAG CTGCAGGGCAATATATTCGGAGGCTTTGATGAGAGCCTGCTGGCACGGGCAGAGGCTCTGGCGGCTGCTGACAGCATTGTCTCTCACGGCAAGAGTCACCCGTTCAAACCAGACGTGACTTACCATACCATGAGCAGTGTCCCCTGCACCTcagtctcctcttcttcttctaccaCCGTGCCCATCTCCCACGTTCCTTCTACCATCGCCTctcaccaccatcaccacctCGGACAGACCCTGGAGGCCGGGGACCTCCTAGACCACCTCTCCACCAGCCTGGCCGTGACCGGGATGGGGGCTCCAGAGCCTCCAGGGATGACCGCGCCGGCGCACCACCACCAGCACCCTCACCACCATCTGCAGACCATGGGGCAGCTGCACCAGGCGATGGCCAACATGGCCCACCCTCATTCCCTGTCGGTGCACGGCGGCATGGCGTGCATCAACGACGTGGAGTCGGATCCCAGGGAGCTGGAAGCCTTCGCCGAGCGGTTCAAACAGAGGAGGATCAAACTCGGGGTGACCCAGGCGGACGTCGGGTCAGCGCTGGCCAACCTCAAGATCCCCGGAGTGGGGTCGTTGAGCCAGAGCACTATCTGCAGGTTCGAGTCCCTCACCTTGTCCCACAACAACATGATTGCGCTCAAGCCGGTTCTCCAGGCCTGGCTGGAGGAAGCCGAAGCTGCCTATCGGGAGAAAAGCAGCAAGCCGGACCTTTTCAACGGGAACGAGAGGAAAAGAAAGCGCACCTCCATCGCCGCGCCGGAGAAGCGCTCTTTGGAGGCTTACTTTGCCATCCAGCCTCGGCCCTCCTCGGAAAAAATAGCAGCCATCGCCGAGAAACTGGACCTGAAAAAGAACGTGGTTCGAGTGTGGTTTTGCAACCAGCGGCAGAAACAGAAACGAATGAAATACTCCGCGGGGCACTGA